In Thiomicrorhabdus sp., the genomic stretch GTCTTCGTCTTTAGAAAAATATTCGATTCCCAAAGTACCTTGAGTCACAGCAGGCAGACAGGTTTCCGGCGGCAATTCATGGCGAATGCGGTCATTAAGGCCCAAACGCTGCAAACCGGACGTCGCCAGAACAATCGCATCATATTCACCGGCATCAAGTTTCCCGAGACGGGTTCCGACATTACCCCGCAAATCTTTTACAATCAAGTCGGGACGCAAAGACATCAGCTGTGCTTTCCGGCGAAGACTGGATGTGCCCAGCACCGCACCCTGCGGCAGTTCTTCAAACGCGGCATATTGATTGGAAACGAAGGCATCAGTCGGTGCATGACGTTCCAGAATCGCTCCCAAAGCAAACCCTTCCGGTAGTTCCATCGGCACGTCTTTCATTGAATGCACGGCAATATCCGCTTCACCGGCCATCATGCGGTCTTCCAACTCTTTGGTAAACAGACCTTTTCCACCGATTTTCGCCAGAGGCACATCAAGAATTTTATCGCCCTTGGTCGACATAGGCAGCAACTCGACCTGCAAACCGGGGTGGGCTTTCTCCAGTTCCGATTTAACAAATTCGGCCTGCCACATGGCAAGCGGGCTTTTACGAGTTGCGATACGTAATGTCTTTTTCATTGAAACTCCAAATAGATCCGGCGAAGACTGCGCGTAAGTCAGGCTTTAGAAAACGGCAGCAAAATTAAATTAACGCGAATAAAACACCCCCCATTTTACTAAAATACCCGCAAAGTTTTAGTTAAAATAGAAAGGGTTTAGGGAAGGATTGATAACAGACTTTCCGCATCGCGACGAGCAAGGAAAATGCTGCAGAGTTTCGATTGGCCGCTTCTGCACCAAAGCGCAATTAAGCGACGGATATTGACCTTCGGTCTCTGGCTGTCAGCGCTGACGGTAATATCCAATCCGGCAAGCGCCCGGCCTTTCACCGGCATTGAGGAATTGGAGAACCTCCAAGCGCTGGCAGTCCAGTCGCAACAGCAACAATTACCGATCATGCTGATGTTCGGTGCCGAATGGTGCGAATACTGCGAGCAGTTACGCCAAGAGGTTCTAGATCCGATGGTTGCCGGCGGTCTTTACGAAGGTAAAGTTGTGCTGATGCGCCATGTCGGTGTTGATGAAAGAGCCCCTTTGCTCGAATGGTCGGGACATTCCGTGAAAAAGGCCGACTGGGCCTATCAGTTGGATGCTGATCTGACGCCAACAATCCTGTTTTTCAACAGCCGGGGACAGGAAGTAGCACCGAGAATTGTCGGCATTGCCGAAATCACACTGTTTACCAATGTGATTCATCGCAGTTTGAATATTGCCTACCGAAATATGGGGCTCGACAAGCAGATTCCGCCGACAGCCGAACTGTTAGAAAAACAGAGCAAACTAGAATGAAATTGAGAAGCGAATGAGTAATAACCAACACAACCAAGAAAAATTATCCAGCGCCCGTTTCAGCGAAGCGACCGACGCTTTCGTCGAAGCATTTACCGCCTCTATCGAGTTTGATCAACGCATGTACAAACAGGACATTCAAGGCTCTATCGCCCATGCGACCATGTTGAGCAAAGTCGGCATTCTCACCGAAGAAGAAAAAAATGATATCGTCAAGGGTCTGAATCAGGTACAAAGCGAAATCGAAAACGGTGAATTCGGCTGGTCGATCAAGCAAGAAGATATTCATATGAATATTGAAGCGCGCCTGACGCAACTGATCGGCATTACCGGCAAGAAACTGCACACCGGACGTTCACGTAACGATCAGGTCGCCACCGACATTCGTTTGTACATGCGTGACGAAATCGACGCCATTATTCCGGAAATGATCCGCCTGCAACAAGGCCTGGTCGAATTAGCCGAGCAGGAAGCCGACAGCATTATGCCGGGCTTTACCCATCTGCAAACCGCCCAGCCGGTCACCTTTGGCCATCACATGATGGCGTGGTTTGAAATGATCAAACGTGATCTGGAACGTTTGCAGGATTGCCGCAAGCGCGTGAACACCCTGCCGCTTGGTTCCGCAGCTCTGGCCGGAACGACCTATCCGATCGACCGCGCCATCACGGCCGAACTACTGCAATTCGATCGCATCAGTGAAAACTCATTGGACGGTGTTTCCGATCGCGATTTTGCCATCGAATTCACCCATTTCGCGGCCACCCTGATGATGCACTTGTCACGCTTCTCAGAAGAATTGGTTTTATGGTCTTCGGCACAATTCCAGTTTATCGATCTGCCGGATCGTTTCTGTACCGGTTCTTCGATTATGCCGCAGAAGAAAAACCC encodes the following:
- the hemC gene encoding hydroxymethylbilane synthase, yielding MKKTLRIATRKSPLAMWQAEFVKSELEKAHPGLQVELLPMSTKGDKILDVPLAKIGGKGLFTKELEDRMMAGEADIAVHSMKDVPMELPEGFALGAILERHAPTDAFVSNQYAAFEELPQGAVLGTSSLRRKAQLMSLRPDLIVKDLRGNVGTRLGKLDAGEYDAIVLATSGLQRLGLNDRIRHELPPETCLPAVTQGTLGIEYFSKDEDVFQLIQVLNHPETEIRTTAERAMNHRLEGGCQVPIGVYAELQDAEIYVRGLVGTLDGSRILRSEIRGAIQDAQSLGVQLADALLAQGAKQILDEVYADDLHKG
- a CDS encoding thioredoxin fold domain-containing protein is translated as MLQSFDWPLLHQSAIKRRILTFGLWLSALTVISNPASARPFTGIEELENLQALAVQSQQQQLPIMLMFGAEWCEYCEQLRQEVLDPMVAGGLYEGKVVLMRHVGVDERAPLLEWSGHSVKKADWAYQLDADLTPTILFFNSRGQEVAPRIVGIAEITLFTNVIHRSLNIAYRNMGLDKQIPPTAELLEKQSKLE